From the Nocardiopsis changdeensis genome, one window contains:
- a CDS encoding ATP-binding protein: protein MLAIVPFPPPMPPLPEVTLPLGELVPRRCRHYFNPHARRAHYKVRSYEFGSSPQLMPLVRAFLDASAAERDADYRYLFTLLGSELAANALTHSRSGRPFGTFTLRCERSRTGLRLTCTDQGHPDGRTTPEGQREYLVADPAGLDVGAESGRGLALVDALATSWGDNGIADHRQVWFFLAYDLTGNPWATAA from the coding sequence ATGCTCGCAATCGTTCCCTTTCCCCCGCCGATGCCGCCGTTGCCGGAGGTGACCCTGCCTCTGGGAGAGCTGGTGCCGCGGCGGTGCCGGCACTACTTCAACCCGCACGCCCGCCGGGCGCACTACAAGGTGCGCTCCTACGAGTTCGGATCGTCGCCGCAGCTGATGCCGCTGGTGCGGGCGTTCCTGGACGCCAGCGCCGCCGAACGCGACGCCGACTATCGCTACCTGTTCACCCTGCTCGGGTCGGAGCTGGCCGCGAACGCGCTCACCCACTCCCGCTCGGGACGGCCGTTCGGCACCTTCACGTTGCGCTGCGAGCGCAGCCGTACCGGACTTCGCCTGACCTGCACCGACCAGGGGCACCCGGACGGGCGCACCACCCCGGAGGGGCAGCGCGAGTACCTGGTGGCCGACCCCGCCGGGCTGGACGTGGGAGCCGAATCGGGTCGGGGGCTCGCCCTGGTCGATGCCCTGGCCACCTCCTGGGGTGACAACGGCATCGCCGACCACCGGCAGGTGTGGTTCTTCCTGGCCTACGACCTGACCGGCAACCCCTGGGCCACTGCGGCCTGA
- a CDS encoding metal-dependent hydrolase: MMGTSHAATGLLAGAAVAVAVQTDPFTALWCALIGGGAALLPDLDEPGSTVGRSLGRVTELASRKLRDASKAVYRRTATDVERRHPQEGGHRYLTHTVPACAVFGLVALLVSLVPLGAGLVVFAMVALGLGTVLRPMKKLGSLRKRKHATLWIAGGLAVAAMLGYEQTPAWWLIGSVVFAGALVHVLGDWLTRSGVPLAWPFVVNGKRWWMFRSPVAFHTGKSPVEVGIRVVSVIAAPVTVLLGSPVPPV, encoded by the coding sequence ATGATGGGTACCTCGCACGCCGCGACCGGCCTGCTCGCCGGAGCCGCCGTCGCGGTCGCCGTCCAGACCGATCCGTTCACCGCCCTGTGGTGCGCCCTCATCGGCGGCGGCGCGGCTCTGCTCCCGGACCTGGACGAGCCCGGGTCCACGGTCGGCCGGTCGCTGGGACGGGTGACGGAGCTGGCGTCCCGCAAACTCCGGGACGCCTCCAAGGCCGTGTACCGCAGGACCGCCACCGACGTGGAGCGGCGACATCCGCAGGAGGGCGGGCACCGGTACCTCACCCACACCGTGCCGGCGTGTGCGGTGTTCGGGCTGGTCGCTCTGCTGGTGTCGCTGGTGCCGTTGGGTGCGGGCCTGGTGGTGTTCGCGATGGTCGCCCTCGGACTGGGGACGGTGCTGCGGCCGATGAAGAAGCTGGGCTCACTGAGGAAGCGCAAGCACGCGACGCTGTGGATCGCCGGAGGACTGGCGGTGGCGGCGATGCTGGGGTACGAGCAGACACCGGCGTGGTGGTTGATCGGTTCGGTGGTGTTCGCGGGGGCTCTGGTGCACGTCCTCGGAGACTGGCTCACGAGGTCGGGGGTTCCGCTGGCGTGGCCGTTCGTGGTGAACGGGAAACGGTGGTGGATGTTCCGCAGCCCGGTGGCGTTCCACACGGGGAAGTCGCCGGTGGAGGTGGGGATCAGGGTGGTGTCGGTGATCGCGGCACCGGTGACGGTGCTGCTGGGGTCGCCGGTGCCGCCGGTGTGA
- a CDS encoding gamma carbonic anhydrase family protein, with protein MTVGAQGIRIRHRGQEPQVHPTAYVAPTATLVGDVRVGPRARVMYGAVLDSEGSRIEVGEAAVICENAVLRASAVAGDQPVLVHDHVFVGPHATLLGCEVGRCAYVATAATVLQSARLGAGAVVAVGALVHARTVVPDEFFVPPHTVALDAPLRLLAPGDPELAEAIGRVGFAKAAFGVDAEWADRISRYERIAEVRVAEFGTHANDEVLNPD; from the coding sequence ATGACCGTTGGAGCACAGGGGATCCGCATCCGGCATCGCGGCCAAGAGCCGCAGGTCCATCCCACCGCCTACGTGGCCCCCACGGCCACGCTCGTGGGTGACGTCCGTGTGGGCCCCAGAGCCCGGGTGATGTACGGCGCGGTGCTCGACTCCGAGGGGTCCCGGATCGAGGTCGGGGAGGCCGCCGTAATCTGCGAGAACGCGGTGTTGCGCGCGTCCGCGGTCGCCGGTGACCAGCCGGTGCTCGTCCACGACCACGTCTTCGTCGGGCCGCACGCCACGCTGCTGGGCTGCGAGGTCGGCAGGTGCGCCTATGTGGCGACCGCGGCAACGGTCCTTCAGAGCGCCCGGTTGGGGGCCGGCGCGGTCGTCGCCGTGGGCGCACTCGTCCATGCGCGCACGGTGGTGCCGGACGAGTTCTTCGTGCCGCCGCACACCGTGGCGCTCGACGCGCCGCTGCGGCTGCTGGCCCCGGGCGATCCGGAGCTGGCGGAGGCCATCGGGAGGGTGGGCTTCGCGAAGGCGGCGTTCGGCGTCGACGCGGAGTGGGCCGACCGGATCAGCCGGTACGAGCGCATCGCGGAGGTGCGCGTCGCCGAGTTCGGCACGCACGCGAACGACGAGGTCCTGAACCCCGACTAG
- a CDS encoding TetR/AcrR family transcriptional regulator, with amino-acid sequence MTTQRAQEVRERLLAAAAELIAERGWAGVSTRVLAERAGVGPGLVHYHFSSLRALLNEAALRTMSGVVLEGAAHLPGTTAREGLDLMLGKLDAYSGDDPTSVLFIETYLAAGRDAELHQALTRLLADFRDLLADWMRAAGVPDPDTTARVLASAVDGLMLHRPLDPSLTAETVVPVLRRLLVGAVEESR; translated from the coding sequence ATGACCACACAGCGAGCGCAGGAGGTGCGGGAGCGCCTGCTGGCCGCCGCGGCGGAGCTCATCGCGGAGCGGGGCTGGGCGGGGGTGAGCACCCGGGTCCTGGCCGAGCGGGCCGGGGTGGGGCCCGGGCTGGTCCACTACCACTTCTCCTCCCTGCGCGCCCTGCTCAACGAGGCCGCCCTGCGCACCATGTCCGGCGTCGTCCTCGAAGGCGCCGCCCACCTCCCCGGCACCACCGCCCGAGAGGGCCTCGACCTGATGCTCGGCAAGCTGGACGCCTACTCCGGCGACGACCCCACCTCGGTCCTCTTCATCGAGACCTACCTCGCCGCCGGGCGCGACGCGGAACTGCACCAGGCCCTCACCCGCCTGCTGGCCGACTTCCGCGACCTGCTCGCCGACTGGATGCGCGCCGCCGGCGTCCCCGACCCCGACACCACCGCCCGCGTTCTCGCCTCGGCCGTGGACGGGCTCATGCTGCACCGCCCCCTGGACCCCTCCCTGACCGCCGAGACCGTCGTCCCCGTTCTGCGCAGGCTCCTCGTCGGAGCCGTTGAGGAGTCACGATGA
- a CDS encoding FAD-dependent monooxygenase — translation MSTPHAVIAGAGIAGLALARRLAHHDWRVTVVERAPGPRPQGYMIDFFGPGYDAARIMGLLPRLRELGHDFSEAVLVDERGRRRASVGFQRFAEALGGSVVSIMRPDLELALRESLPSNVDLVYGTALTGVEEHPDGVAARLSDGRVLEADLLAGADGIHSTVRSLVFGPEEDYLHHLGFHTGAFVFEDAALHARTRQRFLLTDSLGAQMGFYALEGSKVAVFTVHRTRDTTLPEDPRRALREACAGLGWEVPRALELCPEPAQVYYDHVAQVRMDSWSRGRVVLLGDACQAVSLLAGQGASMGVGGAFVLAEELAGAPTLREGLERYEARWRPVVEERQRAALTGTSWFLPDTALRLRLRRLVLRLSALPGVDRLVASAVSGKPSRVIGDLASASPGERTAP, via the coding sequence ATGAGCACACCCCACGCCGTCATCGCCGGAGCCGGGATCGCCGGCCTGGCCCTGGCCCGGCGCCTGGCCCACCACGACTGGCGGGTCACCGTCGTCGAACGCGCCCCCGGCCCGCGCCCCCAGGGCTACATGATCGACTTCTTCGGCCCCGGCTACGACGCCGCCCGGATCATGGGCCTGCTGCCCCGCCTGCGCGAACTCGGCCACGACTTCTCCGAGGCCGTCCTGGTCGACGAGCGGGGCCGCCGCCGCGCCTCGGTCGGTTTCCAGCGCTTCGCCGAGGCCCTGGGCGGCTCCGTCGTCTCGATCATGCGCCCCGACCTGGAACTGGCCCTGCGCGAGTCCCTCCCGTCCAATGTGGACCTGGTCTACGGCACTGCCCTGACGGGTGTGGAGGAGCACCCCGACGGCGTCGCGGCGCGGCTGTCCGACGGCCGCGTCCTGGAGGCCGACCTGCTCGCCGGAGCCGACGGCATCCACTCCACCGTGCGGAGCCTGGTCTTCGGCCCGGAGGAGGACTACCTGCACCACCTGGGCTTCCACACCGGGGCCTTCGTCTTCGAGGACGCCGCCCTGCACGCCCGCACCCGGCAGCGCTTCCTGCTCACCGACAGCCTCGGCGCCCAGATGGGGTTCTATGCCTTGGAGGGGTCCAAGGTCGCCGTCTTCACCGTGCACCGGACTCGGGACACCACCCTGCCCGAGGACCCCCGCCGGGCCCTGCGCGAGGCCTGCGCGGGCCTGGGCTGGGAGGTGCCCCGGGCGCTGGAGCTGTGCCCCGAGCCCGCGCAGGTCTACTACGACCACGTCGCCCAGGTGCGGATGGACTCCTGGTCCCGGGGCCGGGTGGTGCTCCTCGGGGACGCCTGCCAGGCGGTGTCGCTGCTCGCGGGCCAGGGCGCCTCGATGGGCGTGGGCGGGGCGTTCGTCCTGGCCGAGGAACTCGCCGGGGCGCCCACCCTGCGCGAGGGGCTGGAGCGCTACGAGGCGCGGTGGCGGCCCGTGGTGGAGGAGCGCCAGCGCGCGGCCCTCACCGGGACCTCCTGGTTCCTCCCCGACACCGCGCTGCGCCTCCGGCTGCGCCGCCTGGTCCTGCGGCTGTCGGCCCTGCCCGGGGTGGACCGCCTGGTGGCCTCGGCGGTGTCGGGCAAGCCCAGCCGGGTGATCGGCGACCTGGCCTCCGCCTCCCCGGGCGAGCGCACCGCCCCCTGA
- a CDS encoding phytanoyl-CoA dioxygenase family protein, with the protein MLSERDVEAFVRDGYVALRGAFPRELADRGRELLWADLDCDPGDPATWTRPVIRLGGYHDPPFREAACAPALLEAFDALVGEGRWQRPGGLGTFPVRFPSEEDPGDAGWHLDASFAGEQGEARINLRSRGRALLMLFLFSDVGPDDAPTRIRVGSHRDLPRLLADAGDEGREFMDLCGEAVPVSEGRPEALATGEAGDVFLCHPFLVHSAQPHRGSVPRFMAQPPLLPVGELDLEAEHPTPVERAVIEALRDG; encoded by the coding sequence ATGCTGTCCGAGCGCGACGTCGAGGCGTTCGTCCGGGACGGGTACGTCGCCCTGCGCGGCGCGTTCCCCCGCGAACTCGCCGACCGGGGGAGGGAGCTGCTGTGGGCCGACCTGGACTGCGACCCCGGCGACCCGGCCACCTGGACCCGGCCGGTCATCCGGCTCGGCGGCTACCACGACCCGCCGTTCCGCGAGGCCGCGTGCGCCCCCGCGCTGCTCGAGGCGTTCGACGCGCTGGTGGGGGAGGGGCGCTGGCAGCGGCCCGGCGGGCTGGGCACGTTCCCCGTGCGCTTTCCCAGCGAGGAGGACCCCGGGGACGCCGGCTGGCACCTCGACGCCTCGTTCGCCGGAGAGCAGGGGGAGGCCCGGATCAACCTCCGCTCGCGCGGGCGCGCGCTGCTGATGCTCTTCCTGTTCTCCGACGTGGGGCCCGACGACGCACCCACGCGCATCCGGGTGGGCTCGCACCGGGACCTGCCCCGGCTGCTGGCCGACGCGGGCGACGAGGGGCGCGAGTTCATGGACCTGTGCGGCGAGGCGGTACCTGTCAGTGAGGGACGGCCGGAGGCACTGGCCACCGGAGAGGCGGGCGACGTGTTCCTGTGCCACCCGTTCCTCGTGCACAGCGCGCAGCCGCACCGGGGCTCCGTGCCGCGCTTCATGGCCCAGCCCCCGCTGCTCCCGGTGGGGGAGCTCGACCTCGAGGCCGAGCACCCCACCCCGGTGGAGCGCGCCGTCATCGAGGCGCTCCGCGACGGCTGA
- a CDS encoding DUF1048 domain-containing protein: protein MGVQDIIEGKRQWRAHVARVKALPPDYQIVYKEIQRYYFKVGPVGLAEGDLLSGIVDFFEEGAAAGTGVMDLIGPDVAAFCDDLIKDTPTYADLYQASAAEGSGSPGA from the coding sequence ATGGGCGTCCAGGACATCATCGAGGGCAAGCGGCAGTGGCGCGCGCACGTGGCGCGGGTCAAGGCGCTGCCGCCGGACTACCAGATCGTCTACAAGGAGATCCAGAGGTACTACTTCAAGGTCGGGCCGGTCGGCCTGGCCGAGGGGGACCTGCTCTCGGGGATCGTCGACTTCTTCGAGGAGGGGGCCGCAGCGGGCACCGGGGTCATGGACCTCATCGGCCCCGACGTCGCCGCCTTCTGCGACGACCTGATCAAGGACACGCCGACCTACGCGGACCTCTACCAGGCGTCCGCGGCCGAGGGCTCCGGCTCCCCCGGCGCGTGA
- a CDS encoding DUF1048 domain-containing protein: protein MNLWETVTGSDLTREWKAFEARAAALPAGHREAWEQIKAHLYPYSDFSGRNLMPIFDGALGLLEETAADGQDVRDVLGDDVAGFCAALAGGEGARSHRDRWREQLNRNVARKLARLGG from the coding sequence ATGAACCTCTGGGAGACGGTGACGGGCAGCGACCTCACCCGGGAGTGGAAGGCGTTCGAGGCCCGGGCCGCGGCCCTGCCGGCCGGCCACCGGGAGGCGTGGGAGCAGATCAAGGCCCACCTGTACCCCTACTCGGACTTCTCGGGACGCAACCTGATGCCGATCTTCGACGGCGCCCTGGGGCTGCTGGAGGAGACCGCGGCGGACGGGCAGGACGTCCGCGACGTCCTGGGCGACGACGTCGCGGGCTTCTGCGCGGCGCTGGCCGGCGGGGAGGGGGCTCGGAGCCACCGGGACCGGTGGCGCGAGCAGTTGAACCGGAACGTCGCGAGGAAACTGGCCCGGCTGGGAGGCTGA
- a CDS encoding PadR family transcriptional regulator, producing the protein MEDLTEMLKGTLEGCVLEIIGGEETYGYAITRRLNELGFADVVEGTVYTILLRLEKNGLVQVTKRPSGVGPPRKFYALNDAGRAQLATFWAKWDYVSDRIEKLRKDGR; encoded by the coding sequence ATGGAAGACCTGACGGAGATGCTGAAGGGCACGCTCGAGGGCTGCGTGCTGGAGATCATCGGCGGCGAGGAGACCTACGGGTACGCCATCACGCGGCGGCTGAACGAGCTCGGCTTCGCCGACGTCGTCGAGGGGACGGTCTACACCATCCTGCTGCGCCTGGAGAAGAACGGCCTCGTCCAGGTGACGAAACGGCCCTCCGGGGTGGGGCCGCCGCGCAAGTTCTACGCGCTCAACGACGCGGGGCGGGCGCAGCTCGCCACGTTCTGGGCCAAGTGGGACTACGTCTCGGACCGGATCGAGAAGCTCAGGAAGGACGGGAGATGA
- the msrA gene encoding peptide-methionine (S)-S-oxide reductase MsrA, whose product MTTERAVLAGGCFWGMQDLIRRLPGVVDTRVGYTGGDVENATYRNHGTHAEGIEIHFDPERTSYRELLEFFFQIHDPTTLNRQGNDIGMSYRSAIYYVDEDQRKVAEDTIADVNASGLWPGPVVTEVEPAGAFWEAEPEHQDYLEKYPNGYTCHFPRPEWRLPRRGATA is encoded by the coding sequence ATGACGACCGAGCGCGCCGTCCTGGCCGGAGGCTGTTTCTGGGGCATGCAGGACCTCATCCGCAGGCTCCCCGGGGTGGTCGACACCCGGGTGGGCTACACCGGGGGCGACGTCGAGAACGCGACCTACCGGAACCACGGGACGCACGCCGAGGGGATCGAGATCCACTTCGACCCGGAGCGGACCTCCTACCGGGAGCTGCTGGAGTTCTTCTTCCAGATCCACGACCCGACGACCCTGAACCGCCAGGGCAACGACATCGGGATGAGCTACCGGTCGGCGATCTACTACGTGGACGAGGACCAGAGGAAGGTCGCCGAGGACACCATCGCCGACGTGAACGCGTCCGGCCTGTGGCCGGGCCCGGTGGTCACCGAGGTCGAGCCGGCGGGGGCCTTCTGGGAGGCCGAGCCGGAGCACCAGGACTACCTGGAGAAGTACCCGAACGGGTACACCTGCCACTTCCCGCGGCCCGAGTGGCGCCTGCCCAGGCGCGGGGCCACCGCGTGA
- a CDS encoding MDR family MFS transporter yields the protein MTGTPTPSDRAPETADTGPEPRADRLVIPLLLVSAFVVILNETIMGVALPALNKDLGISVSTGQWLTSAFMLVMAVVIPATGYLLQRFHVRQVFIAAMSLFTLGTLLCFLAPGFAFLLMGRVVQAVGTAIMMPLLMTTILNTVPAERRGRTMGNISIVMSVAPAVGPTLAGLILSVLDWRWMFGLVLPIALLGLTLGALFIRNVTEPRPSTIDMFSVLISAFAFGGLVYGFSSLGGHGGGPIPPQLAIGIGAVALVVFVWRQIRLQRDERALLDLRVFRSTQFSISIGLVAVSFMALFGTLILLPLYMQNVLEYDTLATGLALLPGGLTMGLIAPFVGRLYDKLGPRPLVIPGAALVSAILWAMTTFDTQTPLGFIIATHVMLTIGLGLMFTPLLTGALGSLTPQLYSHGSAVVGTVQQVAGAAGTAAFVAVMAASTAGYLGDGLPETEAMAGGIHVAFLLGASISVLAFAATFFVRRAAAGTGEVPAAAAAH from the coding sequence GTGACCGGGACACCCACACCATCCGACCGCGCGCCGGAGACCGCCGACACCGGGCCGGAGCCGCGCGCCGACCGCCTGGTCATCCCGTTGCTCCTGGTCTCGGCGTTCGTCGTCATCCTCAACGAGACCATCATGGGCGTGGCCCTGCCCGCGCTCAACAAGGACCTGGGCATCTCCGTCTCCACCGGGCAGTGGCTCACCTCCGCCTTCATGCTGGTGATGGCCGTGGTGATCCCCGCGACCGGCTACCTGCTCCAGCGCTTCCACGTGCGGCAGGTGTTCATCGCCGCCATGTCGCTGTTCACCCTGGGCACCCTGCTGTGCTTCCTGGCGCCGGGCTTCGCGTTCCTGCTCATGGGGCGGGTCGTCCAGGCCGTGGGCACGGCGATCATGATGCCGCTGCTCATGACCACCATCCTCAACACCGTGCCCGCCGAGCGGCGCGGCCGCACCATGGGCAACATCTCCATCGTCATGTCGGTGGCGCCCGCCGTCGGCCCGACGCTGGCCGGCCTCATCCTCAGCGTCCTGGACTGGCGCTGGATGTTCGGCCTGGTGCTGCCCATCGCCCTCCTGGGCCTGACCCTGGGCGCCCTGTTCATCCGCAACGTCACCGAGCCGCGCCCCTCCACCATCGACATGTTCTCGGTGCTGATCTCGGCGTTCGCGTTCGGCGGCCTGGTGTACGGCTTCTCCAGCCTGGGCGGCCACGGCGGCGGCCCGATCCCGCCGCAGCTGGCCATCGGCATCGGCGCGGTGGCGCTGGTGGTGTTCGTGTGGCGGCAGATCCGCCTCCAGCGCGACGAGCGCGCCCTGCTGGACCTGCGCGTGTTCCGCTCCACCCAGTTCTCGATCTCCATCGGGCTGGTCGCGGTCAGCTTCATGGCCCTGTTCGGCACGCTGATCCTGCTGCCGCTGTACATGCAGAACGTGCTGGAGTACGACACCCTGGCCACCGGCCTGGCCCTGCTGCCGGGCGGCCTGACCATGGGCCTGATCGCACCGTTCGTCGGCCGCCTCTACGACAAGCTCGGCCCCCGGCCGCTGGTCATCCCGGGCGCCGCGCTGGTGTCGGCGATCCTGTGGGCGATGACGACGTTCGACACCCAGACCCCGCTCGGGTTCATCATCGCCACCCACGTCATGCTCACCATCGGCCTGGGCCTGATGTTCACGCCGCTGCTCACCGGCGCCCTGGGGTCGCTCACCCCGCAGCTGTACTCGCACGGCAGCGCGGTCGTCGGAACCGTGCAGCAGGTCGCGGGCGCGGCGGGCACGGCCGCGTTCGTCGCGGTGATGGCGGCCTCCACGGCCGGCTACCTGGGCGACGGCCTGCCGGAGACCGAGGCCATGGCGGGCGGCATCCACGTCGCCTTCCTGCTCGGCGCCTCGATCTCGGTGCTGGCGTTCGCGGCCACGTTCTTCGTGCGCCGCGCCGCCGCCGGCACCGGGGAGGTCCCGGCGGCCGCCGCCGCGCACTAG